From the Malus domestica chromosome 17, GDT2T_hap1 genome, one window contains:
- the LOC103440728 gene encoding proline dehydrogenase 2, mitochondrial-like, whose amino-acid sequence MANRVIPAASKLLKTIRPLNSASTSTISGISPPIGFSEKTPQATTAITPSDNAATNLSNFDDADKLFASVSTSRLLRTALNLHLVGMEPMVDIGMWVMRSRLMQTPLIKDAILGTIRSTIYDHFCAGENPAATGKSVLELNEAGLRGMLVYALEYAGDNEACDRNLQGFLDTVESTKSLPPSSVSFIILKITAICPMNLLQRVSDLLRWQQQDPSFNLPWKRDTFPIFSESSPLYHTLKKPEPLTPEEERDLELVHQRLLKLSQNCVEVNVPLSIDAEYTSIQPAIDYLTYSSAIIYNKDDNPIVYGTIQAYLKDAKERLLLATKAADKMGVPMGFKVVRGAYMSSEGKLASSLGYKSPIHDCIEDTHVCYNDCASFMLERIANGSDAVVLATHNVESGRLAMAKAHEIGVRKVHQKLEFAQLYGMAESLSFGLKNAGFQVSKYMPFGPIQLVLPYLLRRAEENRGLLNASSLDKQLTREELMRRLKAAIF is encoded by the exons ATGGCAAACCGAGTAATCCCGGCAGCGTCAAAACTCCTGAAAACTATCAGGCCACTCAACTCCGCCTCCACTAGCACCATCTCCGGCATATCCCCACCAATCGGCTTTTCCGAAAAAACACCACAAGCCACCACTGCCATCACCCCCTCCGACAACGCCGCCACTAACCTTTCTAACTTCGATGACGCGGACAAGCTGTTTGCGTCCGTCTCCACGTCAAGGCTGTTGAGGACGGCGCTGAACCTCCACTTGGTGGGAATGGAGCCGATGGTGGACATTGGAATGTGGGTCATGCGGTCCAGGCTCATGCAGACTCCCTTAATCAAGGACGCGATCCTGGGGACCATACGGTCCACAATTTACGACCATTTTTGTGCTGGCGAGAACCCAGCGGCCACCGGAAAGTCGGTGCTGGAGCTTAACGAGGCGGGGCTGAGAGGGATGCTGGTTTACGCTCTCGAGTATGCTGGCGACAACGAGGCATGTGACAGGAACTTGCAAGGTTTCTTGGACACCGTTGAGTCCACCAAATCCCTGCCACCTTCTTCG GTGAGCTTTATAATTTTGAAAATCACTGCAATTTGCCCAATGAATCTACTTCAACGAGTGAGTGACTTGCTGAGATGGCAACAACAAGATCCTTCTTTCAATCTCCCATGGAAGCGCGATACGTTTCCCATTTTCTCCGAATCAAGCCCTCTTTACCACACCCTTAAAAAGCCGGAGCCTTTAACTCCTGAAGAAGAGCGTGATCTTGAATTAGTCCACCAAAGACTACTGAAATTGTCCCAAAACTGCGTAGAAGTCAATGTGCCTCTATCGATCGATGCAGAGTACACATCAATTCAACCCGCCATCGATTACTTGACCTACTCCTCTGCAATCATCTATAACAAAGATGACAACCCGATTGTTTATGGGACGATCCAAGCTTACCTGAAAGATGCCAAGGAAAGATTGTTGCTGGCAACGAAGGCCGCAGATAAGATGGGTGTTCCGATGGGGTTCAAAGTGGTGAGGGGAGCTTATATGTCTAGTGAAGGAAAATTGGCTTCTTCCTTGGGCTATAAGTCTCCCATTCACGATTGCATTGAGGACACGCACGTGTGCTACAATGATTGTGCTTCGTTCATGCTTGAAAGGATTGCAAATGGCTCTGATGCCGTTGTTCTTGCAACCCATAATGTTGAATCAG ggagactagcAATGGCAAAAGCACACGAAATTGGGGTCAGGAAGGTGCACCAGAAGCTTGAATTTGCACAACTGTACGGAATGGCAGAATCGCTTTCCTTTGGTCTAAAAAATGCAGGGTTTCAAGTAAGCAAGTACATGCCATTTGGACCGATACAGTTGGTTCTGCCTTATCTTCTAAGGAGGGCTGAAGAGAACAGGGGACTCTTAAATGCTTCATCTCTAGACAAACAACTAACAAG GGAGGAGCTGATGAGGAGACTCAAAGCAGCAATCTTCTAA
- the LOC114822469 gene encoding probable WRKY transcription factor 3 — MTLVSNFFSNDSDDCKSFSQLLAGAMTSQSPRAPGFPQLKERNSSDGDGNSDFRFKQNRPPLMFSVPTSSGFLDSPRIFSPGQGPFVMIHQQALAQVTAQAAALSPSFFNFSTEYSTSFSTAPTTMLTQLPSFTFDTMPLKEIPSGTPDFSMATKESSDISLSDQRSTSRVHRS, encoded by the coding sequence ATGACTCtcgtctccaacttcttctcaAACGACAGTGACGACTGCAAGTCCTTCTCCCAGCTGCTCGCTGGAGCCATGACATCTCAATCTCCGAGGGCCCCGGGGTTCCCTCAGCTCAAGGAGCGAAATTCCAGTGACGGTGATGGAAATTCAGATTTCCGATTCAAGCAGAACAGACCGCCGCTGATGTTTTCGGTCCCGACGTCGTCTGGGTTTCTCGACTCGCCGAGAATCTTCTCACCCGGTCAGGGACCCTTTGTAATGATACACCAGCAGGCCTTAGCACAGGTCACAGCTCAGGCTGCTGCACTctccccatcatttttcaatttctcAACTGAGTATTCAACATCTTTCTCGACAGCACCCACCACAATGTTGACACAACTTCCATCCTTTACTTTTGATACAATGCCACTAAAAGAGATACCGTCTGGAACACCTGACTTTTCCATGGCCACAAAAGAATCATCTGACATTTCCCTTTCAGATCAGAGATCCACTTCGCGTGTACATAGATCTTAA
- the LOC103401850 gene encoding DNA-directed RNA polymerase I subunit 1-like, whose protein sequence is MHGFTCGVDDLLVMPSKDTKMKEQLESCEEIGEKVFRDFIEVEDDKRKDLVALQLNIEKFIRSNGESALAALDRRIISQLNNKTSNSDVFKQLLLKGLSKPSVKNCIYLMTTSGAKGSVVVFEMEDISPEVSAYLEETLASRYKDWKSALHKHFQLWESPEIARLRGQVAAQGDHIRAQDEMMNMIVQALAMSGLQIPTMPAPNVAPPSTSQPFRPDDTE, encoded by the exons ATGCATGGGTTCACATGTGGTGTTGATGATCTTCTGGTGATGCCCAGCAAAGACACAAAAATGAAGGAACAACTTGAAAGTTGTGAAGAGATTGGTGAAAAAGTTTTCCGTGATTTTATCGAGGTCGAAGATGATAAAAGAAAAG ATCTAGTGGCACTGCAATTGAACATTGAAAAATTTATACGGAGTAATGGAGAATCTGCCTTGGCAGCCTTGGATAGGAGAATAATTAGTCAGCTTAATAACAAGACCTCCAACTCTGACGTCTTCAAACAATTATTGTTGAAAGGGTTATCAAAACCGTCCGTTAAGAATTGTATCTATCTTATGACCACATCTGGGGCTAAAGGTAGTGTG GTCGTTTTTGAAATGGAGGACATATCCCCTGAGGTCAGTGCCTACTTAGAGGAGACCTTAGCAAGCCGGTACAAAGATTGGAAGAGCGCTCTTCACAAGCATTTTCAGCTATGGGAATCTCCGGAGATTGCTCGCCTAAGAGGTCAGGTTGCGGCCCAGGGCGACCACATTAGGGCCCAGGACGAGATGATGAATATGATTGTTCAGGCCTTAGCGATGTCCGGCCTCCAAATCCCGACGATGCCAGCACCTAATGTTGCTCCACCTTCGACTTCCCAGCCATTTCGCCCAGACGATACCGAGTAG
- the LOC103440729 gene encoding uncharacterized protein isoform X1, with product MYGTNAIQLVKEIANGEKGQLTAFSSNLFKDVIAECSQHYEDLQKSLRKMQEAGIDFQTQNEDHYGFLIHHLSLLRNKRCLMTYMHSRAEMLRNLIWKVGYEIPEEIEEKLSHTEKEYFKKHSEALKSYMSRVELHLDMDMVPPKDPYIKVRVLDDMGEVQLPSFNTANFAQHSMHFLKRTDAEKYISLGKMEELTG from the exons ATGTATGGGACAAATGCCATCCAACTGGTCAAAGAAATTGCAAATGGCGAAAAGGGGCAGCTCACGGCTTTCAGT AGTAATCTGTTCAAGGATGTAATTGCAGAATGTAGTCAACATTACGAAGATCTTCAAAAGTCGTTAAG GAAAATGCAGGAAGCAGGAATAGATTTCCAAACTCAAAATGAGGACCATTATGGTTTCCTCATCCACCACCTTTCTTTACTTCGCAATAAACGCTGCTTAATGACTTACAT GCACAGCCGAGCAGAAATGTTACGGAATCTCATATGGAAGGTGGGCTATGAAATTCcagaagaaattgaagagaagCTTAGTCACACAGAGAAAGAGTACTTTAAGAAACATTCAGAAGCTTTAAAATCATACATGTCGAGAGTGGAACTCCATTTGGATATG GATATGGTGCCCCCGAAAGACCCCTACATCAAGGTGAGAGTCCTCGATGACATGGGCGAAGTACAATTACCTAGCTTCAACACAGCCAATTTTGCTCAGCACTCGATGCATTTTCTCAAAAGAACTGATGCTGAGAAGTACATCTCACTG GGGAAGATGGAGGAGCTCACAGGGTGA
- the LOC103440729 gene encoding uncharacterized protein isoform X2, whose product MQEAGIDFQTQNEDHYGFLIHHLSLLRNKRCLMTYMHSRAEMLRNLIWKVGYEIPEEIEEKLSHTEKEYFKKHSEALKSYMSRVELHLDMDMVPPKDPYIKVRVLDDMGEVQLPSFNTANFAQHSMHFLKRTDAEKYISLGKMEELTG is encoded by the exons ATGCAGGAAGCAGGAATAGATTTCCAAACTCAAAATGAGGACCATTATGGTTTCCTCATCCACCACCTTTCTTTACTTCGCAATAAACGCTGCTTAATGACTTACAT GCACAGCCGAGCAGAAATGTTACGGAATCTCATATGGAAGGTGGGCTATGAAATTCcagaagaaattgaagagaagCTTAGTCACACAGAGAAAGAGTACTTTAAGAAACATTCAGAAGCTTTAAAATCATACATGTCGAGAGTGGAACTCCATTTGGATATG GATATGGTGCCCCCGAAAGACCCCTACATCAAGGTGAGAGTCCTCGATGACATGGGCGAAGTACAATTACCTAGCTTCAACACAGCCAATTTTGCTCAGCACTCGATGCATTTTCTCAAAAGAACTGATGCTGAGAAGTACATCTCACTG GGGAAGATGGAGGAGCTCACAGGGTGA